The Neodiprion virginianus isolate iyNeoVirg1 chromosome 5, iyNeoVirg1.1, whole genome shotgun sequence genome contains a region encoding:
- the LOC124305570 gene encoding uncharacterized protein LOC124305570: MCGARDTSIQSRAKSVEWRHVRTKDNPADASSRGQLPTEFTKNSLWMHGPAWLTEDKTQWPSITLNVAQEIPELRNATCLITAGGDSMLERYSTFTELQRVTAYCLRFKNRRTGPLIVEELRTATLRIIAWIQRICFASELHDLQRGRPINSKSCLTPLDPGIDEDGVIRVGGRLNHSSLSYNQKHPIILPKNHKITELIIRKEHISGLHAGTQATLYNLRKNYWIIDGRRQISNGIQHCVTCAKLNPRPINYKMGQLPNVRVSEARPFIHSGVDYCGPFFIKEKRVRNQNKVKAYIAVFTCLATKAVHIELVSDLTTDAFIAALRRFTARRGRCNSIYSDNGTNFVGAKNEIQEIQTLIRSSKHNEKVQKYQSEKEITWHFNPPYSPHFGKIWEAIVKSFKRHFLRVVGTETLTFEQLTTLATGIEAILNSHLLTPLSSDINDLLPLTPAHFLIGDTMTSSPQQDFSDIPPNRLSIWQNIRRMRQSFWDRWHKEYLSELNAHYRWTTWCHAIKKGSFILIRDDNLPPMQWRMGRVTTIHPGADGVIRVVSIRTAKGVIDRAVKELVLLPIDPEAENLS; this comes from the coding sequence ATGTGCGGCGCTCGTGACACAAGCATCCAATCACGAGCGAAGTCGGTAGAATGGAGACACGTCCGAACAAAGGACAATCCCGCCGATGCTTCATCTCGCGGACAATTACCGACCGAATTTACGAAAAACAGTCTTTGGATGCACGGTCCAGCCTGGCTGACAGAGGACAAAACCCAATGGCCGTCGATTACACTGAACGTAGCACAGGAAATTCCAGAATTACGTAATGCAACCTGCCTTATCACCGCTGGAGGAGACTCGATGCTTGAACGATACAGTACGTTTACTGAACTACAAAGAGTCACCGCTTATTGTCTGCGATTTAAAAACCGAAGAACAGGTCCGCTCATAGTAGAAGAACTAAGAACAGCTACTCTACGGATTATCGCATGGATCCAAAGAATCTGCTTCGCATCTGAGCTACACGATCTGCAACGAGGTCGTCCAATTAATTCAAAGAGTTGTCTAACCCCTTTAGACCCTGGGATTGATGAAGACGGAGTCATAAGAGTCGGCGGTCGTTTAAATCATTCATCTCTCTCTTACAATCAGAAGCATCCcataattttaccaaaaaaccACAAGATCACAGAACTCATTATCCGGAAGGAACACATCTCGGGCCTCCATGCAGGTACTCAGGCTACCCTGTACAACCTCCGAAAAAACTACTGGATCATCGATGGACGACGACAAATAAGCAACGGAATCCAACACTGTGTGACCTGTGCCAAACTGAATCCTCGTCcaattaattacaaaatggGTCAACTGCCAAACGTCCGTGTATCAGAAGCTAGACCATTTATTCATTCAGGCGTAGATTATTGCGGTCCATTCTTCATCAAAGAAAAACGTGTACGAAATCAAAACAAGGTCAAGGCCTACATAGCTGTTTTCACGTGTTTAGCCACAAAGGCAGTTCACATAGAATTAGTGAGCGATCTTACCACCGATGCCTTTATTGCCGCACTACGACGTTTTACCGCCAGACGCGGCCGCTGTAATTCTATATACTCAGACAATGGCACAAACTTTGTTGGGGCTAAAAACGAAATCCAGGAAATACAGACCCTAATACGTTCATCGAAGCATAACGAAAAGGtacaaaaatatcaatcaGAAAAGGAAATCACTTGGCACTTTAATCCTCCATATTCACCGCATTTTGGAAAAATCTGGGAAGCCATCGTCAAGTCGTTTAAACGGCATTTTTTGCGAGTAGTCGGCACTGAAACCCTCACTTTCGAACAACTGACTACTCTTGCAACCGGAATCGAAGCAATTCTTAATTCTCACCTATTGACTCCTCTATCCTCTGACATTAACGACCTTCTCCCTCTCACTCCTGCACATTTCCTGATTGGTGACACGATGACGAGTTCACCCCAACAGGATTTCTCGGATATTCCACCCAACCGTCTCTCCATCTGGCAAAATATTCGAAGGATGAGACAGTCATTCTGGGATAGATGGCACAAGGAATATCTGTCGGAACTCAACGCCCATTACCGATGGACCACCTGGTGTCACGCCATCAAGAAAGGCTCCTTCATTCTCATCAGAGACGATAACCTTCCACCCATGCAGTGGCGCATGGGCCGCGTGACAACAATCCATCCAGGAGCAGACGGCGTTATCCGCGTCGTCTCAATCAGAACAGCGAAAGGGGTCATCGATCGGGCCGTAAAGGAATTGGTTCTATTACCAATTGATCCAGAAGCAGAGAACCTCTCTTAA